A part of Rattus norvegicus strain BN/NHsdMcwi chromosome 4, GRCr8, whole genome shotgun sequence genomic DNA contains:
- the Yae1l1 gene encoding uncharacterized protein LOC500028 translates to MARAMSWFRATPEIPSPGEQDVFDEEADESLLVQREWQDHMRKRVQEGYRDGIDAGKAVTLQQGFNQGYKEGADVILNYGLLRGTLSALLSWCHLHGNSSTLIGKINNLLNAVGQCEECVIKHLKSVTSPPRITDLLDSIEDLDLCHVVPPEKAVEARGDTSADISTDADRSPNGMDCSHPECCRTQEHAHLEKPSLTWILEQTSNLVKQLGISVDILQHLRQL, encoded by the coding sequence atggcTCGGGCAATGTCTTGGTTTCGAGCGACTCCCGAGATCCCCAGCCCTGGAGAGCAGGACGTGTTTGATGAGGAAGCAGACGAATCTCTGTTAGTGCAGCGGGAATGGCAGGATCACATGAGGAAACGAGTCCAAGAAGGTTACAGAGATGGGATAGATGCTGGCAAAGCAGTAACCCTTCAACAGGGCTTCAATCAAGGCTATAAAGAGGGTGCCGATGTCATTTTAAACTACGGACTACTCAGGGGAACATTGAGCGCTTTGCTTTCCTGGTGTCACCTTCATGGTAATAGTTCAACGCTGATTGGCAAGATAAATAACCTTCTGAATGCAGTTGGCCAGTGTGAAGAGTGTGTGATCAAACATCTGAAATCAGTTACGTCACCGCCACGCATTACAGATTTATTGGACTCCATTGAGGATCTGGACCTTTGTCATGTAGTCCCGCCTGAGAAAGCTGTTGAAGCAAGAGGTGACACTAGTGCTGACATTAGCACAGATGCTGACAGGAGTCCGAATGGGATGGATTGTTCACATCCAGAATGTTGCAGAACACAAGAGCATGCGCATTTGGAAAAACCAAGCCTCACTTGGATTCTGGAACAGACATCCAACTTGGTGAAACAGCTGGGAATATCAGTAGACATATTACAGCACCTGAGACAACTGTAA